GACAGGAGCACGGCGAACACCAGCCCCAGCCCCGCGGTGCGCCCCAGGTGCGGGTTGAGCGCGCCGCCGTCCTCGCGCCAGATGGCGCGGATCTGCACCGCCGCGAGCGGCAGGCCCGCCAGCGTGAAGAGCCACGCGCGCGGATGCGCGGGCGACAGCGCCCAGGCGAGCACTGGCAGCGCGAACGCCCCGGCCACCGCGAGCGTGTACTCCCACTGGCCGAAGCGGCGGCCGAAGCGCACCACCAGCGTGCGCTTGCCGGCGAGCACATCCGTCTCGCGGTCGCGCAGGTTGTTCACCGCGAGGATGCCCGCGGCGATGAGCCCCATGGACAGGCCCGCGAGCACCACGTCGCCGGAGAGGTGATGGGTGAGCACGCCGTAGCTGCCGGTGACCCCCAGCAGGCCGGAGATGAGCAGCACCAGCAGGTCCCCCAGGCCCATGTAGCCCAGCGGCACGGGGCCCGCCGAATAGAGGACCGCGCCCGCCAGGCACACCGCGCCCCCCACGAGCACGGGCCAGCCCCCCGCCTGCGTCAGCAGCAGCACCGCGAGCGCGGCGCCGGTGAAGGCCAGGGCCGCGGCGGCCGCCACCTCGCGCGACGTGAGCCAGCCCTTCTGCGTGACGCGCGCGGGCCCCAGCCGGGCAGCGGTGTCCGCGCCGCGCTCGAAGTCCGAGTAGTCGTTCACCAGGTTGCTGACGATCTGCGCCAGCATAAAGCCCACCAGGAAGGTCAGCGCCGGCACCGGCCGCCAGCCCCCCTCCACATGGGCGAAGGCCCACCCCACCAGCGTGGGCGCGATGGACGCGGTGAGCGTCTTGGGACGTAGCGCGACCCACCAGATGCGGGCGAGCGAGGGCCTGGCTTCTTCGACCGCGACAGTCGACGACGGGAGACTCGGAGTGGCCATGGATGTCCGGGGGAGGGCTGCAGGCGCACGGTAAAGCTACAGGCCCGAGGACCGCAAGAGGACCCAATGAATCACATCGGATCTCCTCATGTATCACCTGTTACATGTCTCCACGCTCCGTAGCAGACGCAGTGTGTCGACAGTGCGCCCGGCCTCGGCGTGACACAAAGGCAGACGTCAGGCCGCCTCCGGTGAATTCATGAACAATCAGAAATACGAGCCATCCCCGCCCGCCCGATGGTAAAAGGCGGCCATGAACCCGACCTCCCTTCCCGCCTCCCCTCCCCTCTCGCGCCGGAGCGCCCTGACGCTCCTGAGCGCGTTCGTGCTCGCGCTCGCCGGCTGCCATCCGGTGCTCTCCATCGAGGATGCGCGCTCGCGCTCCAACGGCTCGGAGGTGACGGTGGAGGGCTCGGTCACCGTGGCTCCCGGCACGTTCGCCTCCGCCATGGGCGATGAGGGCTTCGCCATCCAGGACGACACCGGCGGCATCTACGTGAAGCTGGAGCAGAAGCTGTCCTTCGGCCTGGGCGCCCGCGTGCGCGTCACCGGCACGCTGGACGAGCAGAACATGCTGCGCATCCTCAAGAGCGCGCCCGAGGACGTGGACCTGAAGTCGGGCACGGAGCAGGTGTCGCCCCAGGAGGTCACCACCGGCGGCGTGAACGAGTCCGTGGAGGGCGAGCTCATCCGCGTGAGCGGCGCCATCACCCAGGCGTTCCAGGACGACTCGCCCTACGGCTACAAGCTCTACATCGACGACGGCAGCGGCGAGGTGCAGGTGTTCGTCCACGTCTCCGCCGGCTTCGACAAGGCCGCGCTCCAGGCCCTCACCGTGGGCCAGCGCATCGCCGTGGTGGGGCTGGCCGCGCAGTACGAGACGACCTACGAGGTGGCGCCCCGCATGCCGGGCGACCTCTCGGTGCAGAACGCCGCGCCCTGACAGCAGGCAGGCGCCCCTGGGTATGTAGCACCCCATGCGCCAGACGCAGGGTCCGCGGGCCGTTGGCTTTCGTGCAGCGCTCCGGGTGTGTGCCTGGGAGCGGATGCACGAAAGCCAACGCGAGCCTGGCAAGCGGACAGGCGGGCAGGTTCCAAGCTCACCGGCAGTGCCAATCCATCCGGGTCCCTGGCGGACGAACGAGGGCTGGCATGGACGGACTTCGAGGAACAGCAGCGGTCGTGCTCGCGTGCGCGGGCCTGTGGGCCCCGGGCACCGCGTGGGCACAGGCACCGGACGAGGACGAGTCTGGCGACGTGATGTCGGAGGAGAAGCTGGAGGCCCTGCTCGACACGCCCACGGCGCAGCCCTCGCAGGACGAGGTGACGGCGGAGGCCTTCGGGCCGGAGCGGCTTTCCTCCTACTTCGCGGAAGGCCTGCTGGCGAAGGCGAAGGCGGAGTTCGACCGCGGCCGGTACAAGTCCGCGCGGGCGCTGCTCACGACGGAGTCTCCCGCTTCCCTCCCCGGCCGCTTCCTCCAGGCGCAGAGCGCGTTCCTCGCGCGCGACTTCACGAACGCCGCCGCGGAGTTCACCGCGCTCGCGGAGGACTACGTCCCCTTGCGCGACCACTGCCTGATGAAGGCCGCGCAGGCGCATGAACGGCTGCGCAAGCCGCTGCGCGCGGCGGAGCAGTATGGCCAGGTCAGCCCCAGCTCCCCGCTCTATCCAGAGGCCCGCTTCACCATGGCGCGCGTGCTCAAGCGCCAGCTGAAGATCCCGGAGGCGCTGGCGGCGCTCCAGGAGTTCATCGACAACCGGCAGGCCCGCGGACCGGACGCGCTGCGGATGAAGGCGCTGCTCGCGTACTGCGACCTGGCGCGCGCCGCGGGGCAGTACAACGCCGAGCACCGCGCGCTGCTGGAGGTCTGGGCCACCGCGCCCCTGTCACCGGAGGCGGACCGCGCGAAGGCCCTCCTGCGCGACCTACCCCTGCCCATGAAGTGGCGCGTGCGCCGCGCGGAGGCGCTGGTAGAGGTGCACCAGAACGTCGCGGCCATGAACATGCTGGCCCGCTCGGGGCCCCGCACGGAGCTGCCGGACGAGCTGGCCTGCCGCGCCCAGCTCACCCTGGGCCGCGCGCTGCGCAAGGAGCGTCAGCACCGCCGCGCCATCCAGGTGCTGGAGCCGGTGGCGCGCGAGTGCCAGTCTCCCGAGCAGCGGCCGCAGGCGCTCTACCTGCTGGCCTATTCGCAGTCCGTGGTGCAGCCGGAAGCGGCGGTGGAGACGTACGCCACGCTGGCCCACGACTACCCGGAGCACGGCTACGCGGACGACGCGCTGTTCTTCGAGGCCTGGACGCAGCAGCGCCTGGGCCGCGCGGACGAAGCGCTGGAGAACTACGAAGCGCTGGCGAAGCGCTACCCCGCCGGCAACTTCGCCGCCGAGGCCCTCTTCCGCGCCTACTGGCTGCACCTGCGCAAGGGCGAGACGCAGCAGGGACTGGCTTCGCTCATGTCGGTGGAGCAGCTGCCGGAGGCCGCGCGCACCGATGACGCCCTCTGGCGTGCGCGCTACTGGCAGGCCCGGACCCAGGAGAACGCGGGCGCGGTGGACGCGGCGCTCGCGCGCTACGAGCTCATCGCCACCGAGCGGCCCACGGCCTGGT
The sequence above is drawn from the Corallococcus sp. NCRR genome and encodes:
- a CDS encoding DNA-binding protein, whose product is MNPTSLPASPPLSRRSALTLLSAFVLALAGCHPVLSIEDARSRSNGSEVTVEGSVTVAPGTFASAMGDEGFAIQDDTGGIYVKLEQKLSFGLGARVRVTGTLDEQNMLRILKSAPEDVDLKSGTEQVSPQEVTTGGVNESVEGELIRVSGAITQAFQDDSPYGYKLYIDDGSGEVQVFVHVSAGFDKAALQALTVGQRIAVVGLAAQYETTYEVAPRMPGDLSVQNAAP
- a CDS encoding lytic transglycosylase domain-containing protein is translated as MDGLRGTAAVVLACAGLWAPGTAWAQAPDEDESGDVMSEEKLEALLDTPTAQPSQDEVTAEAFGPERLSSYFAEGLLAKAKAEFDRGRYKSARALLTTESPASLPGRFLQAQSAFLARDFTNAAAEFTALAEDYVPLRDHCLMKAAQAHERLRKPLRAAEQYGQVSPSSPLYPEARFTMARVLKRQLKIPEALAALQEFIDNRQARGPDALRMKALLAYCDLARAAGQYNAEHRALLEVWATAPLSPEADRAKALLRDLPLPMKWRVRRAEALVEVHQNVAAMNMLARSGPRTELPDELACRAQLTLGRALRKERQHRRAIQVLEPVARECQSPEQRPQALYLLAYSQSVVQPEAAVETYATLAHDYPEHGYADDALFFEAWTQQRLGRADEALENYEALAKRYPAGNFAAEALFRAYWLHLRKGETQQGLASLMSVEQLPEAARTDDALWRARYWQARTQENAGAVDAALARYELIATERPTAWYGLLSRTRLAQHAPERLARLTESAAQPAVAKSVNTAAPAGDEVWPLPPGPLQKDARFAAGVELLRLGQPGVVEELLAVDTRGLAEAPARLLYQTMRRTGRGRATRQVARVTLRQEAAGPLSAASRPVWEATWPLAFRPLIQSYSKAARVDPDLLQGLIREESRFNPRARSSTGALGLAQLMPTTAQAVADSLKLASFEMSSLLQPAPNIRLGAAYLGSLLKHFNGNPAYAVAAYNAGPNAVERWRKALPDAELDEWVEHIAFDETRDYVKRVLSSYSAYKLLYANEVPASFAPARKAPLEAVRPPAMSPATGVGGSGRNVATPTSSVSGRR
- the menA gene encoding 1,4-dihydroxy-2-naphthoate octaprenyltransferase, translated to MATPSLPSSTVAVEEARPSLARIWWVALRPKTLTASIAPTLVGWAFAHVEGGWRPVPALTFLVGFMLAQIVSNLVNDYSDFERGADTAARLGPARVTQKGWLTSREVAAAAALAFTGAALAVLLLTQAGGWPVLVGGAVCLAGAVLYSAGPVPLGYMGLGDLLVLLISGLLGVTGSYGVLTHHLSGDVVLAGLSMGLIAAGILAVNNLRDRETDVLAGKRTLVVRFGRRFGQWEYTLAVAGAFALPVLAWALSPAHPRAWLFTLAGLPLAAVQIRAIWREDGGALNPHLGRTAGLGLVFAVLLSTGLSL